One Mesorhizobium sp. L-2-11 genomic region harbors:
- a CDS encoding ABC transporter permease: MKTATVKTNRPPPRSVDLPTLLAVGWVLLMLLTALAAPLMAPHEITSIDLRHRLAPPVGFGGTMLHVLGTDDLGRDVVSRLFYSIRTSLLVAFGATAISVLVGTGIGFIAAYFRGLVEHALLLMIDVQASLPFLIVALAMLACFGNSLTLFVALMGLYGWERNARLARGLAITASAQGYASATRQLGAHPLRVYLRHILPNSAATLIVAATVTFPEIVLVESGLSFLGLGVQPPMTSLGVMVAAGREYITRASWMLLAPSLVIVMTAVAVSVLGDWLRDKLDPTLK; this comes from the coding sequence ATGAAAACGGCAACTGTAAAAACCAACCGTCCGCCGCCTCGCTCGGTGGACCTGCCGACACTCCTTGCTGTGGGCTGGGTTCTCCTCATGCTCCTCACGGCGCTCGCCGCGCCGCTGATGGCTCCCCATGAGATCACTTCCATCGACCTGCGCCATCGCCTGGCGCCGCCCGTCGGCTTTGGCGGAACGATGCTACACGTCCTGGGAACCGACGATCTGGGCCGTGACGTGGTCTCGCGTCTTTTCTACTCGATCCGCACCAGCTTGCTGGTCGCCTTCGGCGCCACTGCGATCAGCGTGTTGGTCGGTACCGGGATTGGCTTCATCGCCGCGTATTTCCGCGGGCTCGTCGAGCATGCCCTGCTGCTAATGATCGACGTACAGGCTTCGCTACCATTTCTAATCGTGGCGCTGGCAATGCTCGCCTGTTTCGGTAATTCGCTGACGCTGTTCGTCGCCCTGATGGGACTTTATGGCTGGGAGCGGAATGCGCGGTTGGCACGAGGACTGGCAATCACCGCCAGCGCGCAGGGCTATGCGAGCGCAACGCGCCAACTCGGCGCCCATCCGCTGCGTGTCTATCTGCGGCATATCCTGCCCAACAGCGCGGCGACGCTTATCGTGGCGGCGACGGTGACCTTTCCGGAAATCGTCCTGGTGGAAAGCGGACTCTCCTTCCTCGGCCTCGGCGTTCAACCGCCGATGACCAGCCTGGGTGTCATGGTCGCGGCCGGCCGCGAGTATATCACGCGCGCCTCCTGGATGCTGCTCGCTCCAAGCCTCGTCATTGTCATGACGGCCGTTGCCGTTAGCGTCCTCGGCGACTGGTTGCGCGATAAGCTCGACCCGACCCTCAAATAA
- a CDS encoding ABC transporter permease has product MSAVFRFAGPKVLRAGLSILIVVTFTFVVLRASGDPALQILGPSARAPDLEAFRRHWGLDQPLYVQYVRYVLAALHCDFGNSMLAGKPALQLVFERAPLTLALMLPALALTMLIGIPVGAYAAMHRDTWVDRSVMMLTVFGFTVPSFVLGLLLILIFSVTLGLFPSGGADRPESFVLPVLTLGLGGAAIIARFTRSAMIEVLSQLYIVAASAKGVTWRQVVRHHAFPNAIIPVLTLFGLMLGGQVAGAVLVESVFGWPGIGQLLVVSVANRDLAVVQVILLLVALTMTSANLLMDLLYGVFDPRLRGTNSGSQ; this is encoded by the coding sequence ATGAGTGCGGTGTTTCGTTTCGCCGGCCCCAAGGTCCTGCGTGCCGGCCTGTCCATCCTGATCGTGGTGACCTTTACATTCGTGGTGCTGCGGGCCTCGGGAGACCCGGCGCTGCAGATACTCGGTCCCAGCGCCCGCGCCCCGGATCTTGAGGCGTTTCGTCGGCATTGGGGGCTCGATCAGCCTCTGTATGTGCAGTATGTCCGCTATGTCCTGGCGGCACTTCACTGCGATTTCGGGAATTCCATGCTGGCTGGAAAACCGGCCCTGCAGCTTGTGTTCGAGCGCGCGCCCCTGACATTGGCGCTGATGCTGCCGGCACTGGCGCTCACGATGCTAATCGGCATTCCGGTCGGCGCCTACGCCGCCATGCATCGCGACACCTGGGTCGACCGATCGGTGATGATGCTGACCGTGTTCGGCTTCACCGTGCCAAGCTTCGTGCTCGGGCTATTGCTGATCCTGATCTTTTCCGTGACGCTCGGCCTGTTCCCGTCCGGCGGCGCGGATCGGCCGGAAAGCTTCGTACTGCCGGTGCTCACGCTTGGTTTGGGCGGGGCGGCCATTATCGCGCGCTTCACGCGTAGCGCCATGATCGAAGTTCTGTCGCAGCTCTACATCGTGGCGGCCAGCGCCAAGGGCGTGACGTGGCGGCAGGTGGTTCGCCACCATGCCTTTCCGAATGCGATCATTCCTGTGCTGACGCTGTTCGGCCTGATGCTCGGCGGCCAGGTCGCGGGCGCCGTACTGGTGGAAAGCGTCTTCGGCTGGCCCGGCATCGGCCAATTGCTGGTGGTTTCGGTTGCGAACCGTGATCTCGCCGTGGTGCAGGTCATCCTCCTTCTCGTGGCGCTGACCATGACGTCGGCCAACCTGCTGATGGACCTGCTTTATGGCGTGTTCGATCCGCGCTTGCGTGGAACAAACTCAGGATCGCAATGA
- a CDS encoding 3'-5' exonuclease, producing the protein MLDALMAAEPSLADQREQVVRMSAALAVGGPLADLDLASLGGRDASPLHLNLLTPHSAKGCEDDVVIMVGLDLGGLPWRNEQPAARRESRRLFYVGLTRARDEIHMLYSGYVDTGRGRRFGTPSRARA; encoded by the coding sequence ATGCTCGATGCGCTGATGGCGGCAGAGCCAAGCCTCGCCGATCAGCGCGAACAGGTGGTGCGCATGTCGGCGGCGCTCGCTGTCGGCGGGCCGCTCGCCGACCTGGATCTGGCGAGCCTCGGTGGACGCGACGCGTCGCCTCTCCATCTTAATCTGTTGACGCCGCACTCGGCAAAGGGCTGCGAAGATGATGTCGTGATCATGGTGGGACTCGATCTGGGCGGTTTGCCCTGGCGCAACGAGCAGCCGGCGGCGCGACGCGAAAGCCGACGGCTGTTCTATGTTGGCCTGACGCGGGCCCGCGACGAGATCCATATGCTGTATTCCGGTTACGTCGATACCGGCCGCGGGCGAAGGTTCGGCACCCCGTCCCGTGCAAGAGCGTAG
- a CDS encoding ABC transporter ATP-binding protein — MTLLRLNNITRRFPLGSPLYGPRKYLVAVDGVSLDVEMGRTTGIVGESGCGKSTTGRIALGLEPPDSGGVLFQGLPLPRIDSRRWRAQRRQMQLVFQDTLAALDRRMTVSALVAEPLAIHGIGDPASRKQRVAELLHSVGLGEDHGMLYPHQLSGGQRQRVVLARALAPKPSLLVCDEPVSALDVSVQAQIVNLLMDVQQELGLGLLFISHDLRVVRHVSDRIVVMYLGRVVEQGRADAIIDQPAHPYTQALVSAMPRLPGGFDHYVALPGEPPSPTDRPCGCPFHPRCPLARDVCRQSLPELLPLGPERQVACHLVRH; from the coding sequence ATGACCCTGCTGCGTCTCAACAACATCACCCGTCGCTTTCCCCTCGGCTCGCCACTCTACGGACCGCGGAAATATCTTGTAGCAGTCGATGGCGTGTCGCTGGATGTCGAGATGGGCCGGACGACCGGCATTGTCGGCGAATCCGGATGCGGCAAGTCCACCACCGGCCGTATTGCGCTCGGTCTGGAGCCGCCGGACAGCGGAGGTGTGCTGTTTCAGGGTTTGCCGCTGCCGCGCATCGACAGCAGAAGGTGGCGCGCGCAGCGGCGCCAAATGCAGCTGGTCTTTCAGGACACCTTGGCAGCGCTTGATCGCCGAATGACTGTCAGCGCTCTCGTCGCCGAGCCGCTGGCGATTCACGGAATTGGCGATCCGGCAAGCCGCAAGCAACGCGTGGCCGAGCTTCTCCACAGCGTCGGCCTCGGCGAAGACCATGGCATGCTCTATCCGCATCAGCTTTCCGGCGGCCAGCGCCAACGCGTCGTGCTTGCGCGGGCGCTCGCGCCAAAACCCTCGCTTCTGGTTTGCGATGAGCCGGTCTCGGCGCTCGACGTGTCCGTCCAGGCGCAAATCGTCAATCTGCTCATGGATGTTCAGCAGGAGCTCGGGCTCGGCCTCTTGTTCATCAGCCATGACTTGCGGGTCGTTCGCCATGTCAGCGACCGGATCGTCGTCATGTATCTTGGCCGCGTCGTCGAGCAGGGGCGCGCCGACGCCATTATCGATCAACCCGCCCATCCCTATACGCAGGCGCTCGTCTCGGCCATGCCGAGGCTTCCGGGCGGATTCGATCATTATGTGGCGTTGCCAGGCGAACCGCCAAGCCCCACCGATCGGCCGTGCGGATGCCCGTTTCATCCACGCTGTCCACTTGCGCGCGATGTCTGCCGCCAGAGCCTGCCCGAACTCCTGCCGCTAGGACCGGAACGGCAGGTCGCCTGCCATTTGGTGAGGCATTGA
- a CDS encoding group II intron maturase-specific domain-containing protein, whose amino-acid sequence MERLRKRVADQRVVRLVGQFLKAGVLAEEQFFRTEAGTPQGGIISPLLANIALSAIEERYKRWVHPDLTGRSSRQSILSAASGRRMWDRKAGHCVCFPVRYADDFVVLVSGTQEQAIEEKSALAKYLRETTGLELSPEKTKITAMTDGFEFLGFRFVMEWDGRYGYCARVQIPKAKSLDLRHKVKECTGRDSARGTLGAKLQELNPILRGWANYFRFCYGASNVFTSLDWYTGDRLWRWQRKVRPNANASEIAKGRQRSSRRPTVRLWRDGSVEQYMLAWTLVCRFRLAWMGTPNFATSSGEPDA is encoded by the coding sequence ATGGAACGGCTACGCAAACGCGTCGCCGACCAGCGGGTGGTACGGTTGGTCGGGCAGTTCCTGAAAGCCGGCGTGCTGGCGGAGGAGCAGTTCTTCCGCACGGAAGCCGGAACCCCGCAAGGTGGGATCATATCACCGCTGCTCGCCAACATTGCGCTCAGCGCGATTGAGGAGAGATATAAACGGTGGGTGCATCCTGATCTGACGGGGAGGTCTTCACGACAATCGATACTCTCGGCGGCATCGGGTAGACGTATGTGGGATCGCAAAGCAGGGCACTGCGTGTGCTTCCCTGTGCGCTATGCAGACGACTTCGTGGTGCTGGTTTCCGGCACGCAGGAACAGGCCATCGAGGAGAAATCCGCGCTGGCAAAATACCTGCGGGAAACAACGGGCCTTGAGTTGTCACCGGAAAAGACGAAGATCACCGCAATGACGGACGGGTTCGAGTTCCTCGGATTCCGCTTCGTCATGGAATGGGACGGGCGCTACGGATATTGTGCACGCGTACAAATCCCCAAGGCCAAGTCCCTCGATCTCCGTCACAAAGTCAAGGAGTGCACTGGGCGTGACAGCGCGAGAGGCACCCTTGGTGCAAAGCTTCAGGAGCTTAATCCCATCCTGCGCGGATGGGCGAATTACTTCCGCTTTTGCTACGGAGCCAGCAACGTGTTTACCAGCCTCGACTGGTACACCGGGGATCGGCTCTGGCGCTGGCAACGGAAAGTTCGCCCAAACGCCAACGCGAGCGAAATCGCAAAAGGCCGACAGCGTAGCAGTCGCCGTCCGACGGTGAGACTGTGGCGCGATGGGTCCGTCGAGCAATATATGCTCGCATGGACTCTCGTCTGCCGGTTTCGTCTGGCGTGGATGGGAACGCCAAACTTCGCCACGTCTTCTGGCGAGCCGGATGCATAA
- a CDS encoding ABC transporter ATP-binding protein, with amino-acid sequence MLHKSFQDSAGAALLPAHDIGASATKPAISIAGLRVAFGDVPVLHGVDLAVNKGEALGIVGESGCGKSVTWRAVLGLLPKSAEIGGEARIGDLDLVGARQSVLDRVRGGRIAMIFQDPASALNPVHRIGAQITEALRLHRGLSGAAARAEACRLLDQVGIATAASRLNTYPHELSGGQNQRVMIAIALAGRPELLIADEPTTALDATVQAQILLLLKDIQRDTGMALVMISHDLAAVTAVCDRVCVMYAGKIVETAPKHTLLTAPEHPYTRDLIGAIPPSHGPRMRLTAIAGAPPQRNLPPGCAYAPRCRHAITACGTSRPEPRQVAARHSVRCLRLDAGTYQ; translated from the coding sequence ATGCTGCATAAGTCTTTCCAGGACAGCGCGGGCGCCGCGCTGTTGCCGGCCCATGACATCGGGGCTTCCGCCACCAAACCTGCCATCAGCATTGCTGGCTTGAGGGTGGCGTTCGGCGATGTGCCTGTGCTGCACGGTGTCGATCTCGCTGTGAACAAAGGCGAGGCCTTGGGTATCGTCGGCGAATCCGGCTGCGGCAAGTCCGTGACCTGGCGGGCGGTTCTTGGCCTGCTGCCGAAATCCGCCGAGATCGGAGGCGAGGCCAGGATTGGTGATCTCGATCTTGTGGGCGCACGACAATCCGTTTTGGATCGGGTGCGCGGCGGACGCATTGCCATGATCTTCCAGGATCCGGCCAGCGCGCTGAACCCGGTGCATCGCATCGGCGCGCAGATCACCGAAGCGCTTCGCCTGCACCGGGGCCTCAGCGGTGCCGCCGCCCGAGCCGAGGCCTGCCGCCTGCTCGACCAGGTCGGCATAGCCACTGCGGCAAGCAGGCTCAACACCTACCCCCACGAACTGTCGGGCGGCCAGAACCAGCGGGTGATGATTGCCATCGCGCTCGCCGGCCGGCCCGAACTGCTGATCGCCGACGAGCCAACGACCGCGCTCGACGCCACCGTGCAGGCGCAGATTCTGCTGCTGCTCAAAGATATTCAACGTGACACTGGCATGGCGCTGGTCATGATCAGCCATGATCTCGCCGCGGTGACGGCCGTCTGTGACCGGGTATGCGTCATGTATGCGGGCAAGATCGTCGAAACGGCGCCGAAACACACGCTTCTGACCGCGCCGGAACACCCCTATACACGCGACCTGATCGGTGCCATTCCGCCCTCGCACGGTCCGCGCATGCGGTTGACCGCCATTGCCGGCGCGCCGCCACAACGCAATCTGCCGCCGGGATGCGCCTATGCGCCACGCTGCCGGCACGCGATCACGGCATGTGGCACGAGCCGACCGGAACCGCGGCAGGTCGCCGCGCGGCATTCGGTGCGTTGCCTTCGTTTGGACGCCGGCACGTATCAATGA
- a CDS encoding ABC transporter substrate-binding protein: MQTTRRRFLGMTAMAAGAIALPNTIMAATGRRPNLNIAVQDLRTILEPVDGSSIANVSWRVQYSIFDQLLRTDYNDNFRLNFALATSLKQIDATIHEITLRDNVKFHDGSTMTADDVVFSLGPDRLRGEKAPGAAVFANFLSSLADVQKINDRTVRLITRTEDPVFAQRLGAWGTQIISARARAGASSYDAWAAKPIGTGPYKIGEVRNGDEITLVAHDEYWGGQPPFASIRFKRLPEIAARIAGLKSGDYDIVTDITPDHIAEIEGVNGLSIVGGEAMWFRFLTFAPLRTPILKDVDLRRALALAIDRGALADGLWDGRAKALTSWQLPIFSEINDPDRKGVSYDPAQVKELLAKSSYRGEEIPYPSVGTYYPMQLAENQALVEMWKAAGINVKLIMCENWTQVGDIGGINDTSGGAFYADPVSMLWQIIGPTNDLQSTGGWTNAEFNALGHELETTTDLAKRQAAFKRMQDIVEIEDPCITPLHSMPFIYGQKADVSWQPNPLPQMYLGPKMPPEPVA; this comes from the coding sequence ATGCAAACGACACGTCGCAGATTTCTCGGCATGACCGCCATGGCGGCTGGCGCAATAGCATTGCCGAACACGATCATGGCGGCAACCGGCCGGCGGCCGAACCTCAATATTGCCGTTCAGGACCTGCGCACAATTCTGGAACCGGTGGACGGCTCCTCCATCGCCAACGTTTCCTGGCGGGTGCAATACAGCATTTTCGATCAGCTTTTACGGACCGACTACAACGACAATTTTCGCCTGAATTTCGCGCTCGCGACATCATTGAAGCAAATCGACGCCACGATCCATGAGATCACGTTGCGCGACAATGTGAAGTTTCATGACGGTTCCACAATGACGGCGGATGACGTTGTCTTCTCGCTCGGGCCGGATCGACTGCGCGGCGAAAAAGCGCCGGGCGCGGCCGTGTTTGCCAACTTCCTCTCCTCGCTCGCCGATGTGCAGAAGATCAATGATCGCACTGTCCGTTTGATCACCAGGACAGAGGATCCGGTCTTCGCCCAGCGGCTCGGCGCCTGGGGCACGCAGATCATCAGCGCCAGGGCACGGGCTGGCGCCAGCAGCTACGACGCCTGGGCGGCGAAGCCGATCGGGACCGGCCCTTACAAGATCGGCGAGGTCCGCAATGGGGACGAGATCACACTGGTGGCGCACGACGAATATTGGGGAGGCCAGCCGCCATTTGCCTCGATCCGCTTCAAGCGGCTGCCGGAAATCGCCGCGCGCATCGCCGGACTGAAGTCGGGCGATTACGATATCGTCACAGACATCACTCCGGACCACATTGCCGAAATTGAGGGAGTCAACGGCCTCTCGATTGTTGGTGGCGAAGCCATGTGGTTCCGCTTTCTCACATTTGCTCCGCTCAGGACTCCCATCCTGAAAGATGTCGATCTGCGTCGCGCGCTCGCTCTCGCTATCGATCGCGGTGCGCTGGCGGACGGCCTCTGGGACGGCCGGGCGAAAGCGCTGACCAGCTGGCAGCTACCGATCTTCAGCGAGATCAACGACCCCGACCGCAAGGGGGTGTCCTATGATCCGGCGCAGGTCAAGGAACTGCTCGCCAAGTCATCCTACAGGGGCGAGGAAATCCCTTACCCTTCCGTCGGCACCTATTATCCGATGCAGCTCGCCGAGAACCAGGCGCTTGTCGAGATGTGGAAGGCTGCCGGGATCAACGTCAAGCTGATCATGTGTGAAAACTGGACGCAGGTCGGCGACATTGGCGGCATCAATGACACGTCCGGCGGCGCCTTCTACGCCGATCCCGTTTCCATGCTGTGGCAGATTATCGGTCCGACCAATGACCTCCAGTCAACAGGCGGCTGGACCAATGCCGAGTTTAACGCGCTCGGTCACGAGCTTGAAACGACGACCGATCTCGCCAAGCGCCAGGCGGCCTTCAAACGGATGCAGGACATTGTCGAGATCGAGGACCCTTGCATCACGCCGCTGCACTCCATGCCCTTCATCTATGGGCAGAAGGCGGATGTCAGCTGGCAGCCCAACCCGTTGCCGCAAATGTATCTCGGTCCGAAGATGCCGCCTGAGCCGGTGGCCTGA